A window from Mycolicibacterium tokaiense encodes these proteins:
- a CDS encoding fatty acid desaturase family protein has translation MAITDVPEFAHLTDADIESLGVELDAIRQDIEDSRGERDARYIRRTIAAQRALELAGRLMLAGSSNRKAWWAGTATLGVAKIIENMEIGHNVMHGQWDWMNDPEIHSSSWEWDMSGASKHWRFTHNFMHHKYTNILGMDDDVGYGLIRVTRDQKWSPFNLGNLFYNTVLCAFFEWGVGLQHLELGKIAKSRDDREATLERVREFGAKAGAQLVKDYVAYPALTSLSPGATFTSTAKANAVANIIRNVWANAVIFCGHFPDGAEKFTKTDMVGESKGQWYLRQMLGSANFENGPVLRFMSGNLCHQIEHHLFPDLPSNRYYEVSLRVREICDKYDLPYTTGSFLVQYGKSWRTIAKLSLPNKYLRDSADDAPETRSERMFAELGPEFGGVDTTSGRRRGLKTAIATVRKWRRSGGKRQEIHVLEERKTA, from the coding sequence ATGGCAATCACGGACGTTCCAGAATTCGCGCATCTCACCGATGCCGACATCGAGAGTTTGGGCGTTGAACTCGACGCCATCCGGCAGGACATCGAGGATTCCCGCGGGGAACGCGATGCCCGCTACATCCGGCGCACCATCGCCGCTCAGCGCGCGCTCGAACTCGCAGGCCGCCTGATGCTGGCCGGCAGCTCCAACCGCAAGGCGTGGTGGGCGGGCACCGCCACCCTCGGCGTGGCCAAGATCATCGAGAACATGGAGATCGGCCACAACGTCATGCACGGCCAGTGGGACTGGATGAACGATCCCGAGATTCACTCCTCCAGCTGGGAGTGGGACATGAGCGGGGCCTCCAAGCACTGGCGCTTCACCCACAACTTCATGCATCACAAGTACACGAACATCCTGGGCATGGACGACGACGTGGGCTACGGCCTGATCCGCGTGACCCGGGACCAGAAGTGGAGCCCGTTCAACCTGGGCAACCTCTTCTACAACACGGTGCTGTGCGCGTTCTTCGAATGGGGTGTCGGGCTGCAGCATCTGGAGCTCGGCAAGATCGCCAAAAGCCGTGACGACCGCGAGGCCACTCTGGAGCGCGTGCGTGAGTTCGGCGCCAAGGCCGGGGCACAGCTGGTCAAGGACTACGTGGCCTACCCGGCGCTGACGTCGCTGTCGCCGGGCGCGACATTCACGTCGACGGCCAAGGCGAACGCGGTGGCCAACATCATCCGCAACGTCTGGGCCAACGCCGTGATCTTCTGCGGCCACTTCCCGGACGGCGCGGAGAAGTTCACCAAGACCGACATGGTGGGCGAGTCCAAAGGCCAGTGGTACCTGCGTCAGATGCTGGGCAGCGCCAACTTCGAGAACGGCCCCGTGCTGCGCTTCATGAGTGGCAACCTGTGCCACCAGATCGAGCACCACCTGTTCCCGGATTTGCCGAGTAACCGGTACTACGAGGTGTCGCTGCGGGTCAGGGAGATCTGCGACAAGTACGACCTGCCCTACACCACAGGCTCGTTCCTGGTGCAGTACGGCAAGTCGTGGCGCACCATCGCCAAGCTGTCGTTGCCCAACAAGTACCTGCGTGACAGTGCCGACGACGCCCCCGAGACCCGCAGCGAGCGGATGTTCGCGGAGTTGGGGCCGGAATTCGGTGGCGTCGACACCACCTCGGGTCGCCGCCGCGGGCTCAAGACCGCCATCGCGACCGTGCGCAAGTGGCGCCGGTCCGGTGGCAAGCGCCAGGAGATCCACGTGCTCGAGGAGCGCAAGACCGCCTGA
- the htpG gene encoding molecular chaperone HtpG, translated as MDAHVEQREFQAEARQLLQLMVHSIYSNKDAFLRELISNASDALDKLRLAAFQDKDLDVDTSDLHIDIEINKAARTLTVRDNGIGMSRDEVVNLIGTLAKSGTAELRQKLRDAKQQGDTDDLIGQFGVGFYSTFMVADTVDLLTRKAGETAATRWQSSGDGTYTIESVEQAPQGTSVTLQLKPADAEDALHDYTAESKIRELVTRYSDFIAWPIRMEVEKTSVDGDEPTTTVETATLNSMTALWAKPKSEVSDEEYAQFYKHIAHAWDTPLDVIAMKAEGTFEYQALLFIPSHAPFDLFNRDARTGVQLYVKRVFIMADCDELMPEYLRFVKGVVDAADMSLNVSREILQRDRQITVIRRSLTKKVLSAVKDLQTKRPEDYQTFWAQFGRVLKEGLLSDPDNRDTILGVSSFASTHSDEHPTTLAEYVERMKDGQQQIFYATGESRQQLERSPHLEAFKAKGFEVLLLTDPVDEVWVESVPEFDGRALQSVAKGEVDLDGSDESERDTDRDEAFAPLLTWLKDTLDEHVKEVRLSTRLTESPACLITDTFGITPSLARMYRASGQEVPVGKRILELNPNHDLVTGLQRALAQRPDAPELAETAELLYGTALLAEGGALDDPARFAALLAGRLARTV; from the coding sequence ATGGATGCACATGTCGAGCAGCGAGAGTTCCAAGCAGAGGCCCGTCAGCTGCTGCAGTTGATGGTCCACTCCATCTACTCGAACAAAGATGCCTTCCTGCGGGAATTGATCTCGAACGCCTCCGATGCCCTCGACAAGCTGCGGCTCGCGGCGTTCCAGGACAAGGACCTCGACGTCGACACCTCGGACCTGCACATCGACATCGAGATCAACAAGGCCGCACGCACTCTCACCGTGCGGGACAACGGCATCGGGATGTCCCGCGACGAGGTGGTCAACCTGATCGGCACGCTCGCCAAGTCGGGCACCGCCGAACTGCGCCAGAAGCTGCGCGACGCCAAGCAGCAGGGCGACACCGATGACCTCATCGGGCAGTTCGGCGTGGGCTTCTACTCGACCTTCATGGTGGCCGACACCGTCGACCTGTTGACCCGCAAGGCGGGTGAGACCGCGGCCACCCGGTGGCAGTCCAGTGGAGACGGCACCTACACCATCGAATCCGTCGAGCAGGCACCGCAGGGCACGTCGGTGACCCTGCAGCTGAAGCCCGCGGATGCCGAGGATGCGCTGCACGACTACACCGCGGAGTCGAAGATCCGCGAGCTGGTCACCAGGTACTCGGACTTCATCGCCTGGCCCATTCGCATGGAGGTGGAAAAAACCTCCGTCGACGGCGATGAGCCGACCACCACCGTCGAGACCGCGACGCTCAATTCCATGACGGCGCTCTGGGCGAAACCCAAGAGCGAAGTCTCCGACGAGGAGTACGCGCAGTTCTACAAGCACATCGCGCACGCGTGGGACACACCGCTGGACGTCATCGCGATGAAAGCGGAAGGCACCTTCGAGTACCAGGCGCTGTTGTTCATCCCCTCTCATGCCCCGTTCGACCTCTTCAATCGCGACGCCCGCACCGGCGTGCAGCTCTACGTCAAACGGGTGTTCATCATGGCCGACTGCGATGAGCTGATGCCGGAGTACCTCCGCTTCGTCAAAGGTGTTGTGGACGCAGCGGACATGTCGTTGAACGTCTCGCGCGAGATCTTGCAACGCGACCGACAGATCACCGTGATCCGACGCAGCCTGACCAAAAAAGTTCTCTCCGCGGTCAAGGATCTGCAGACCAAGCGACCCGAGGATTACCAGACCTTCTGGGCCCAGTTCGGCCGTGTTCTCAAGGAGGGGTTGCTGTCCGATCCCGACAACCGCGACACCATTCTGGGGGTCTCGTCCTTCGCATCCACCCACAGCGACGAGCACCCCACCACGCTGGCCGAGTACGTCGAGCGCATGAAGGACGGCCAGCAGCAGATCTTTTATGCCACCGGCGAGTCACGGCAGCAGCTGGAGCGCTCGCCGCATCTCGAAGCGTTCAAAGCCAAGGGCTTTGAGGTGCTGCTGCTCACCGACCCGGTAGACGAAGTGTGGGTGGAATCGGTACCCGAGTTCGACGGCAGGGCACTGCAGTCGGTCGCCAAAGGCGAAGTGGACCTCGACGGTTCCGATGAGTCGGAGCGGGATACCGACCGCGATGAGGCTTTCGCCCCATTGTTGACCTGGCTCAAAGACACCCTCGATGAGCATGTGAAGGAGGTTCGGTTGTCCACCCGGCTCACCGAGTCCCCGGCCTGCCTGATCACCGACACCTTCGGCATCACCCCGTCGCTGGCGAGAATGTACCGCGCCTCGGGCCAGGAGGTCCCCGTGGGTAAACGCATCCTGGAACTGAACCCGAACCACGATCTGGTCACCGGCCTGCAGCGGGCGTTGGCGCAGCGGCCCGATGCACCGGAACTGGCCGAGACGGCCGAGTTGCTCTATGGCACAGCGCTTCTGGCCGAGGGCGGAGCGCTCGACGATCCGGCCAGGTTTGCCGCCCTGCTGGCAGGCAGGCTGGCGCGCACGGTGTAG
- the rsgA gene encoding ribosome small subunit-dependent GTPase A codes for MSGREYDETDVRVRPGKGSRPRTKNRPDHADARSAMVVTVDRGRWGCVLGGDPGRPVTAMRARELGRTPIVVGDDVDVVGDLSGRTDTLARIVRRGERRTVLRRTADDTDPTERVVVANADQLMIVVALADPPPRTGFVERALIAAYAGGLQPILCLTKSDLAPAEPFAAQFADLDLTVITAGRDDPLEQVQPLLTDLVTVLLGHSGVGKSTLVNRLVPEAFRATGDVSGVGKGKHTSTQSVALPLKAGGWVVDTPGIRSFGLAHIQPDDVMLAFSDLAGAIEDCPRGCGHMGPPADPECALDALTGAAAARVAAARRLLAVLSG; via the coding sequence GTGAGCGGTCGCGAGTACGACGAAACCGATGTCCGGGTGCGCCCGGGCAAAGGCTCGCGTCCGCGCACCAAGAACCGCCCGGATCACGCCGATGCGCGCAGCGCCATGGTGGTCACCGTGGACCGCGGCCGGTGGGGCTGCGTGCTCGGCGGCGACCCGGGGCGGCCGGTCACCGCCATGCGCGCCCGGGAACTGGGCCGGACCCCCATCGTGGTGGGCGACGACGTGGACGTGGTGGGCGACCTCTCGGGCCGCACCGACACCCTGGCCCGCATCGTGCGACGCGGCGAGCGACGAACGGTGTTGCGGCGCACCGCTGATGACACCGACCCCACCGAACGTGTGGTGGTGGCCAACGCCGACCAGCTGATGATCGTGGTGGCGCTGGCGGATCCGCCGCCGCGCACCGGATTCGTCGAGCGGGCTCTCATCGCGGCGTATGCCGGCGGGCTGCAACCGATCCTGTGCCTGACCAAGAGTGATCTGGCCCCCGCCGAGCCGTTTGCCGCGCAGTTCGCCGATCTGGACCTCACCGTCATCACCGCCGGCCGTGACGACCCGCTGGAGCAGGTCCAGCCCCTGCTCACCGACCTGGTGACGGTGCTGCTGGGACATTCCGGGGTGGGCAAGTCCACATTGGTGAATCGACTTGTGCCCGAGGCGTTCCGCGCGACCGGCGATGTCTCGGGCGTGGGCAAGGGCAAACACACCTCGACACAGTCGGTGGCGCTGCCGCTGAAGGCCGGCGGCTGGGTTGTCGACACCCCGGGCATCAGGTCGTTCGGGCTGGCCCACATCCAGCCCGACGACGTGATGCTGGCGTTCTCCGACCTGGCCGGCGCCATCGAGGACTGCCCCCGTGGCTGCGGGCACATGGGCCCGCCTGCCGATCCCGAGTGCGCTCTGGACGCCTTGACCGGAGCTGCCGCGGCGCGGGTGGCTGCGGCACGACGGCTCCTGGCCGTGCTGTCGGGTTGA
- the aroA gene encoding 3-phosphoshikimate 1-carboxyvinyltransferase: MGTVTTWPAPCTPTPVHATVAIPGSKSLTNRTLILAALAAAQGQGTSTISGALRSRDTDLMIGALQTLGLTVEGHLSELTVSGGLSPADGATIDCGLAGTVLRFVPPLAALSTASVVFDGDEYARKRPIAPLLGALRSLGVDIDADAMPFRVAGGGAVKGGTVEIDASASSQFVSGLLLCGAAFEEGVTVVHTGESLPSMPHIAMTTAMLRQAGVRVDDSTPHRWHVAPGPVAARSWDVEPDLSNAVPFLAAAVVSGGSVRITGWPTPSLQPADTITRLLGMLNSTTTHADNHLEISGSAEYGGFDVDLRDVGELTPTVAVLAALATPGSVSRLRGVAHLRGHETDRLAALTAELNGLGGDCRETEDGLEITATVMHGGTWHSYADHRMATAGALIGLRVSGVEVDDIETTSKTLPDFPQMWSGMLAGQDF, translated from the coding sequence ATGGGAACGGTGACGACATGGCCCGCCCCCTGCACCCCGACGCCCGTGCACGCCACCGTCGCGATCCCGGGCTCGAAATCGCTGACCAACCGGACCCTGATCCTGGCCGCGCTGGCCGCCGCACAGGGCCAGGGCACCTCCACCATCAGCGGCGCGCTGCGCAGCCGCGACACCGACCTGATGATCGGCGCGCTGCAGACGCTGGGGTTGACCGTCGAGGGCCATCTGTCCGAGCTGACCGTCAGCGGCGGGCTGTCCCCCGCCGACGGCGCCACCATCGACTGCGGGCTGGCGGGCACGGTGCTGCGGTTCGTCCCGCCGCTGGCCGCCCTGAGCACCGCGTCGGTGGTGTTCGACGGTGACGAGTACGCCCGCAAACGCCCCATCGCACCGCTGCTGGGTGCGCTGCGGTCCCTCGGCGTGGACATCGACGCCGACGCCATGCCCTTCCGGGTCGCCGGCGGTGGCGCCGTCAAGGGCGGCACCGTCGAGATCGACGCCTCGGCGTCCTCGCAGTTCGTCTCCGGCCTGCTGCTCTGCGGCGCGGCCTTCGAGGAGGGCGTGACCGTGGTGCACACGGGTGAGTCGCTGCCGTCGATGCCACATATCGCCATGACGACGGCCATGTTGCGGCAGGCCGGGGTCCGGGTCGACGACTCGACCCCTCACCGATGGCACGTCGCCCCGGGGCCGGTGGCCGCTCGAAGCTGGGATGTCGAACCCGACTTGTCCAACGCTGTTCCGTTCCTGGCGGCGGCGGTGGTGTCCGGCGGCAGCGTGCGCATCACCGGCTGGCCCACCCCCAGCCTGCAGCCCGCCGACACCATCACGCGCCTGCTCGGGATGCTGAACTCCACCACCACACACGCCGACAACCATCTGGAGATCTCCGGGTCCGCCGAGTACGGCGGGTTCGATGTCGACCTGCGCGACGTCGGTGAGCTGACCCCCACGGTGGCCGTGCTGGCCGCTCTCGCCACCCCGGGTTCGGTGTCCCGGCTGCGGGGCGTGGCTCATCTGCGCGGCCACGAGACCGATCGCCTGGCCGCATTGACCGCCGAGCTCAACGGGCTCGGCGGCGACTGCCGGGAGACCGAGGACGGCCTCGAGATCACCGCCACCGTGATGCACGGCGGCACCTGGCACTCCTACGCCGATCACCGGATGGCGACCGCGGGCGCCCTGATCGGCCTGCGGGTGTCCGGGGTGGAGGTCGACGACATCGAGACCACCTCCAAGACGCTGCCGGACTTCCCCCAGATGTGGTCCGGCATGCTGGCCGGCCAGGACTTCTGA
- a CDS encoding SOS response-associated peptidase gives MCGRFAVTTDPALLAEKIKALDEATQTSTGAKSGPNFNVAPTQTITTVVKRHSEPDDQSTRRVRSMRWGLIPPWAKTAEDGSPDNKGPLLINARAEKVTDSPAFRNSAKSKRCLVPMDGWYEWRPNGEPGKKTPKTPFYMYGDDGELLFMAGLWSTWRPKGAPKDSPPLVSCTIITTDAAGPLAEIHDRMPLTISAPDWDRWLDPDAPVDEGLLRGHGDLDRIAIREVSTLVNNIRNNGPELIEPAEPQPEQGVLL, from the coding sequence ATGTGTGGACGATTTGCAGTCACCACCGACCCGGCTCTGCTGGCCGAGAAGATCAAGGCGCTCGACGAAGCGACCCAGACGTCGACAGGGGCGAAGTCCGGCCCCAACTTCAATGTGGCGCCCACCCAGACCATCACCACCGTGGTCAAACGCCATTCCGAGCCTGACGACCAGTCGACCCGCCGCGTGCGGTCCATGCGCTGGGGCCTGATCCCGCCGTGGGCGAAAACCGCCGAGGACGGCAGCCCGGACAACAAGGGCCCGCTGCTGATCAACGCCCGCGCGGAGAAGGTCACCGACTCACCGGCGTTCCGCAACTCGGCCAAGAGCAAGCGCTGCCTGGTCCCGATGGACGGCTGGTACGAATGGCGACCCAACGGCGAGCCGGGCAAGAAGACCCCGAAGACGCCGTTCTACATGTACGGCGACGACGGCGAGTTGCTCTTCATGGCGGGTCTGTGGTCGACGTGGCGGCCCAAGGGTGCGCCGAAGGACAGCCCGCCGCTGGTCAGCTGCACCATCATCACCACCGACGCGGCCGGCCCGCTGGCCGAGATCCACGACCGCATGCCGCTGACCATCAGCGCGCCCGACTGGGACCGCTGGCTCGACCCCGACGCCCCCGTCGACGAGGGTCTGTTGCGCGGGCACGGCGACCTGGACCGCATCGCCATCCGCGAGGTGTCGACCCTGGTGAACAACATCCGCAACAACGGACCCGAGCTCATCGAGCCGGCCGAGCCGCAGCCCGAGCAGGGTGTCCTGCTCTAG
- a CDS encoding isocitrate lyase/PEP mutase family protein, translating into MSQSRPADLAETLLGLHVPGDPVVLPTVWDVWSAEVAADAGFPALTVGSKPLAHSLGKTDHEGMRFTDVLDRVAAIVAAVQLPVSVDAESGYGLGPGEMISGLLEAGAVGVNIEDTVHSDGGRLRSSAELADLVAALRTAADSCGVHVVINARTDVILHQLGEESDRVDRAIARLREAAAAGADCLYPIGLHDNDTHRRLATELPLPVNAVVRPDEADVTALAALGVARISFGPFLQTALTARATDILKPWSPRARG; encoded by the coding sequence TTGAGTCAGTCACGTCCTGCGGACCTCGCCGAAACGCTCCTGGGCCTGCACGTCCCCGGTGATCCCGTGGTGCTGCCGACCGTCTGGGACGTGTGGTCGGCCGAGGTGGCCGCCGACGCCGGCTTCCCCGCCCTCACCGTGGGCAGCAAGCCGCTGGCACATTCCCTGGGCAAGACCGACCACGAAGGGATGCGGTTCACCGACGTCCTCGATCGGGTTGCGGCGATCGTTGCGGCAGTGCAACTCCCGGTGTCGGTCGACGCCGAATCCGGGTACGGACTCGGCCCCGGGGAGATGATCTCCGGCCTGCTCGAGGCCGGGGCGGTCGGCGTGAACATCGAGGACACGGTGCACAGCGACGGCGGCCGACTCCGGTCGTCTGCCGAACTGGCCGACCTGGTGGCAGCCTTGCGCACCGCGGCCGACAGCTGTGGAGTCCACGTCGTGATCAACGCCAGAACCGACGTGATCCTGCACCAGCTCGGCGAGGAGTCCGACCGGGTGGACCGGGCAATCGCCCGGTTGCGGGAGGCCGCCGCGGCGGGCGCTGATTGCCTCTACCCGATCGGGTTGCACGACAACGACACTCACCGTCGGCTGGCTACGGAGTTGCCGTTGCCGGTGAACGCCGTGGTGCGACCGGACGAGGCCGATGTGACCGCGCTGGCGGCACTGGGCGTGGCGCGCATCAGCTTCGGCCCGTTCCTGCAGACCGCCTTGACGGCCAGGGCTACCGACATCTTGAAGCCGTGGAGTCCCCGGGCGAGGGGCTGA
- a CDS encoding SDR family NAD(P)-dependent oxidoreductase, with protein MAAMDFAGKTAMVTDGCSEIGFASARLLSRAGAHIVVSGSDSRLGKRAAAAIGAGTQFVTADLADLGSVDHLARQMPVDVLVNTAMVHDFPTVRGLYFLVAAVAPGMQRLGGGAIVNLTTGNSAAAAMVAALTRTWAVEFAAAAVRVNTVAAALPHTAAACPLGRGASPLEIAHPIVFLASWRAGAVNGIILDVDGGAAATPSTK; from the coding sequence ATGGCCGCGATGGACTTCGCCGGGAAGACCGCAATGGTGACCGATGGGTGTTCCGAAATCGGGTTCGCCAGCGCGCGGCTGCTCAGCCGTGCCGGCGCCCACATCGTCGTCAGCGGCAGCGATTCCCGCCTCGGCAAGCGCGCCGCCGCGGCCATCGGAGCGGGCACCCAGTTCGTCACCGCAGACCTCGCCGACCTCGGCTCGGTTGATCACCTGGCTCGTCAGATGCCCGTCGACGTCCTGGTGAACACCGCGATGGTGCACGACTTTCCCACCGTGCGCGGTCTCTATTTTCTGGTGGCGGCCGTGGCTCCCGGCATGCAACGCCTCGGCGGCGGTGCGATCGTGAACCTGACGACCGGCAATTCCGCGGCCGCGGCGATGGTGGCCGCCTTGACCCGCACGTGGGCCGTCGAATTCGCCGCCGCCGCAGTCCGGGTCAACACCGTTGCCGCGGCGTTGCCGCACACCGCGGCCGCATGTCCGCTCGGACGTGGCGCCTCGCCCCTCGAGATCGCGCACCCCATCGTCTTTCTCGCATCGTGGCGCGCCGGCGCCGTCAACGGCATCATCTTGGATGTCGACGGCGGAGCCGCGGCCACACCATCAACGAAATGA
- a CDS encoding AAA family ATPase — MISDQRGSALPGRAAECRALEHLVDTVRSGASEVVVLLGEAGIGKTALLDHLRDCAAGFTVLTAAGVESDMELAFAGLQQLCAPVLHHRFGLPSPQRQALEQAFGLGDGNAPPNRFLVGLAVVGLLAAAASEQPVLCVIDDVHWLDHVSAQTLFFVARRLQAESVGVAFASRTPIEGTAGLPTLTVTGLSDTDARALLESVLPGRVDPAVLDRIVAESRGNPLALSQTPVFAETYPVTHHAPAQPVSAGIEAHYQRVLEALPDQTRTALLVAAADVVGDPALLRRALAQLKIGPAALTPALDAGLIHLDTRAQFHHPLARSVAYRIAAGEQRRRAHGALAAATDPDVDPDRRAWHRALAAEQADEQVAGDLERSAGRARQRGGTAAVAAFLGRAVELTPDPALRSSRALVAAEAHREIASFDLARRLLATAELGPVTALQRARLAQLRTRVDFADARSSGDATALREAVTRFTSVARELEPLDAALATETYLEALTAAMYVGRGGGTLSTEMAIQARTALAHLPPRTPLDLVTHAFADRLALGPVAAMPAMRRALEAVIESTRTGRGWFWQAFPLAHDCLVHETFDDRWPVIADHAVAAATESGTLAPLPAALLSRAGALSENGELTTATAVVAEANDLSMAISYVPLKYHGLLVAAWKGDQAEVTRLAAAATETGEARGESRVVGLAHYAIAVVNNATGRYHDALAATRSGLEYDDLGFYNELLVESVEAAVRCDNRQYAETCLAQLRERAEAAGTPRALGALKRSQALLSAGPRAEELYRESLAHFGSTAQRMNLARVWLLYGEWLRRNGPVTVAREPLRTAHREFLAMGSAAFAERARRELQASGQKTRKQPTAAGEELSPQEQQIAELAGQGLTNQEIAGQLFISAHTVEWHLRKVFTKLGIRSRRDLRTKLNSGRAK, encoded by the coding sequence ATGATCTCCGACCAGCGGGGCAGCGCTCTGCCGGGCCGCGCGGCGGAATGTCGCGCGTTGGAGCATCTGGTCGACACGGTCCGGTCGGGCGCCAGCGAAGTCGTGGTGCTGCTCGGTGAGGCGGGAATCGGCAAGACGGCCTTGCTGGACCATCTGCGCGACTGCGCGGCGGGCTTCACCGTCCTGACCGCTGCTGGCGTGGAATCCGACATGGAGTTGGCATTCGCGGGGCTGCAGCAGCTGTGCGCCCCGGTGCTGCATCACCGGTTCGGCCTCCCGTCGCCCCAGCGCCAGGCACTGGAGCAGGCGTTTGGTCTCGGTGACGGCAACGCGCCGCCCAACCGGTTCCTGGTGGGGCTGGCGGTGGTGGGGTTGTTGGCGGCCGCGGCATCCGAGCAGCCGGTGTTGTGTGTCATCGACGACGTGCACTGGCTTGATCACGTGTCGGCTCAGACCCTGTTCTTCGTCGCGCGCCGGCTGCAGGCCGAATCCGTCGGGGTGGCGTTCGCCTCGCGCACCCCGATCGAGGGCACCGCGGGGCTGCCGACACTGACCGTCACGGGCCTGTCCGACACCGACGCACGCGCTCTGCTGGAGTCCGTTCTGCCCGGGCGGGTGGATCCGGCCGTCCTGGATCGGATTGTGGCGGAGTCGAGAGGAAATCCGCTGGCGCTGTCTCAGACTCCGGTGTTCGCCGAGACCTATCCGGTCACGCACCACGCGCCGGCGCAGCCGGTCAGCGCGGGCATCGAGGCGCATTACCAGCGTGTGCTCGAGGCGCTGCCCGACCAGACCCGGACGGCCCTGCTGGTCGCCGCGGCGGACGTGGTGGGTGATCCCGCCCTGCTACGACGCGCGCTGGCGCAACTGAAGATCGGCCCGGCCGCACTGACGCCTGCCCTGGACGCCGGACTGATCCACCTGGACACCCGGGCACAGTTCCACCATCCGCTGGCACGTTCGGTGGCCTACCGGATCGCCGCTGGCGAGCAGCGGCGCCGGGCCCATGGCGCATTGGCTGCCGCCACCGACCCCGATGTCGATCCCGACCGCCGCGCCTGGCATCGCGCGCTGGCCGCCGAGCAGGCGGATGAGCAGGTGGCCGGCGATCTCGAACGATCCGCCGGTCGTGCACGGCAACGCGGCGGAACGGCCGCCGTCGCCGCCTTTCTCGGCCGCGCAGTGGAACTCACCCCGGATCCGGCGCTACGCAGCAGTCGAGCGCTGGTGGCCGCGGAGGCACACCGGGAGATCGCGTCTTTCGACCTGGCGCGCCGACTGCTGGCCACCGCCGAACTCGGGCCGGTGACGGCGCTGCAGCGAGCTCGGCTGGCGCAGTTGCGGACCCGGGTGGACTTCGCGGATGCGCGGTCCTCCGGGGATGCCACCGCCCTGCGCGAGGCGGTCACGCGCTTCACCTCGGTGGCCCGTGAACTCGAACCACTCGACGCGGCGCTGGCCACCGAGACCTATCTGGAAGCCCTCACCGCCGCCATGTACGTCGGCCGTGGAGGCGGCACGCTGAGCACCGAGATGGCAATCCAGGCCCGGACAGCCCTGGCGCACCTGCCGCCGCGCACTCCGCTGGACCTGGTGACGCACGCGTTCGCCGACCGCCTGGCGTTGGGTCCGGTGGCGGCCATGCCGGCAATGCGCCGCGCTCTGGAGGCCGTCATCGAATCCACGCGCACCGGGCGGGGCTGGTTCTGGCAGGCGTTTCCGCTGGCCCACGATTGCCTGGTCCACGAGACCTTCGACGACCGCTGGCCGGTGATCGCCGACCATGCGGTGGCGGCAGCGACCGAGAGCGGGACGCTGGCGCCGCTGCCCGCAGCGCTGCTGTCGCGCGCGGGCGCACTCTCGGAGAACGGTGAATTGACCACGGCCACCGCAGTTGTGGCCGAGGCCAACGATCTGTCGATGGCGATCAGTTACGTGCCGCTGAAGTATCACGGCCTTCTGGTAGCGGCGTGGAAGGGCGATCAAGCGGAGGTCACCCGACTGGCCGCCGCGGCCACCGAGACGGGCGAAGCCCGCGGTGAGAGCCGGGTGGTCGGACTGGCCCACTACGCGATCGCGGTGGTGAACAACGCAACGGGTCGCTACCACGACGCGCTGGCCGCGACCCGCAGCGGCCTGGAGTACGACGATCTGGGCTTTTACAACGAGCTGTTGGTCGAGTCGGTGGAGGCCGCCGTCCGGTGCGACAACAGGCAGTACGCCGAGACGTGCCTGGCGCAGCTGCGAGAACGCGCCGAAGCCGCCGGGACGCCCCGGGCGCTGGGCGCTCTGAAACGTTCGCAGGCGTTGCTGAGCGCCGGCCCGCGCGCCGAGGAGCTGTATCGGGAGTCGTTGGCGCACTTCGGGTCCACCGCACAACGGATGAACCTGGCGCGGGTTTGGCTCCTGTACGGGGAGTGGTTACGGCGCAACGGCCCCGTGACCGTGGCCAGGGAACCACTGCGCACCGCCCATCGGGAATTCCTGGCGATGGGATCGGCCGCGTTTGCCGAGCGGGCGCGCCGGGAGCTGCAGGCAAGCGGACAGAAAACGCGCAAGCAACCCACCGCCGCGGGGGAGGAACTGAGCCCGCAGGAGCAGCAGATCGCCGAGCTGGCCGGCCAGGGCCTGACCAACCAGGAGATCGCGGGGCAACTGTTCATCAGCGCGCACACGGTGGAATGGCATCTGCGTAAGGTGTTCACCAAGTTGGGTATTCGGTCACGTCGCGATCTGCGGACAAAGCTGAACTCCGGTCGCGCGAAGTAG